A portion of the Methanobacterium aggregans genome contains these proteins:
- a CDS encoding DUF166 domain-containing protein encodes MLKVAVVTDGPYGDRAFETMNEMFNTAFIELEQPSSMFLDEIDVPERDLKLLENANILITYTTHPDLTLELVDNLHSKVDWVIVAAWKGDGFKNQLESHGNVTCPYVMCELEENGNPIFDEFVSKIGKPKVDLKLDGNKLKDVTVLRSSPCGSTAFVAEYIKEEYLNKTLTEELPVEAGLKLQHYPCRSSKIRLFSDDECKKTMASGFHRDAFEEAAAFAKRGLENREIKM; translated from the coding sequence ATGTTAAAAGTTGCAGTGGTTACAGATGGTCCCTACGGTGACAGGGCCTTTGAAACAATGAATGAAATGTTCAACACGGCTTTTATAGAGCTGGAACAGCCGTCGTCAATGTTCCTTGATGAGATAGATGTGCCTGAAAGGGATTTAAAGCTTCTTGAAAATGCCAACATCCTCATAACCTACACAACACATCCAGACCTCACCTTGGAGCTGGTGGATAACCTCCACAGTAAGGTGGACTGGGTGATAGTTGCTGCATGGAAGGGGGATGGATTTAAAAACCAGTTAGAATCCCATGGAAATGTTACATGTCCCTACGTAATGTGCGAACTTGAAGAAAATGGAAATCCAATATTCGATGAATTCGTGTCAAAAATTGGAAAGCCTAAAGTTGACCTGAAGCTCGATGGTAATAAACTCAAGGATGTAACAGTTTTAAGGTCATCACCCTGCGGATCAACTGCCTTCGTTGCAGAGTACATAAAGGAGGAATATCTGAACAAAACATTAACTGAGGAACTTCCAGTTGAAGCTGGGCTCAAACTGCAGCATTACCCCTGCAGATCATCCAAGATAAGGCTTTTTTCTGATGATGAATGTAAAAAAACCATGGCATCTGGATTTCACAGGGATGCCTTTGAGGAGGCAGCTGCATTTGCAAAGAGGGGTTTGGAGAACAGGGAAATAAAGATGTGA
- a CDS encoding ABC transporter permease, translating into MFQETLDQLKRSLGIMKKDIRIYYLKGPVIIFGVLIPLFLFLAFLTGSRNLPIEFLVSGLISMTILFTATSVSPVIMPWEAQMNTLERLASCPVSISTILMGDMMASFIFGVGVTSVPVAIGLILGVGVIHPFVLAMGIFVAAVCFSFLGLLMSTIPTNAPSNVMMLSTMVKFPLVFISGIFIPVENMPYWGKVVASLSPLTYFTDLTRYSLQGSHHYPLTVDFAVLLLFTVLFFYLAVKLHKKTLPMRI; encoded by the coding sequence ATGTTTCAGGAAACTTTAGACCAGTTGAAGCGTTCCCTGGGAATCATGAAGAAGGACATACGAATCTATTATTTGAAGGGTCCTGTAATCATATTTGGAGTGCTCATACCCCTATTCCTGTTTCTGGCATTTTTAACCGGCAGCAGGAATTTGCCCATTGAATTCCTGGTTTCTGGTCTTATATCAATGACCATTCTCTTCACAGCCACATCTGTATCCCCTGTGATCATGCCATGGGAAGCACAGATGAACACCCTTGAAAGGCTGGCCTCCTGTCCAGTATCCATCTCAACCATTCTAATGGGGGACATGATGGCATCCTTCATATTTGGGGTTGGAGTAACCTCAGTACCCGTAGCAATAGGACTGATCCTTGGGGTGGGTGTGATCCATCCCTTTGTCCTTGCAATGGGAATCTTTGTGGCTGCAGTGTGTTTTTCATTCCTGGGCCTTTTGATGTCAACCATTCCAACCAACGCACCCTCAAACGTCATGATGCTATCAACCATGGTGAAGTTTCCCCTGGTCTTTATAAGCGGCATATTCATCCCAGTAGAGAACATGCCCTACTGGGGTAAGGTCGTTGCATCCCTCTCTCCCCTAACCTACTTCACAGATCTAACCCGGTACTCACTCCAGGGATCCCACCACTATCCACTGACAGTTGATTTCGCAGTTCTTCTCCTCTTCACAGTTTTATTCTTCTATCTAGCTGTAAAACTGCATAAAAAGACTTTGCCAATGCGAATATGA
- a CDS encoding ATP-binding cassette domain-containing protein translates to MKIVEVQNLTKVYHGFTAVDHINFEVNEGEIFGFLGPNGAGKTTTWRMLTGIINPDEGEAHILGYNIQNEPLKVKQHFGVVPETSNAYVDLSAWQNIILMAELYGIPKKDAETRAKNLLDKLGLYERKDQKVKGFSKGMKQRLILCMALINDPTLLFLDEPTSGLDVQSRRLIKDILQELSGEGKTIFLTTHDMEEANQLCERVAIINRGKIATIDRPETLKNRIKKLNSVEISFDRSINIQEFSEISDAAEVKMEGDKFRIYTKNINDLILSLTHFAEERGLKIMTMNTLLPSLEEVFIELTGGS, encoded by the coding sequence ATGAAGATTGTTGAAGTTCAGAATCTCACCAAGGTTTACCATGGTTTCACTGCAGTTGATCATATCAATTTTGAGGTCAATGAAGGGGAGATCTTTGGATTTTTAGGACCCAACGGTGCTGGTAAAACCACAACATGGAGAATGTTAACGGGCATAATAAATCCTGATGAAGGAGAAGCCCATATTTTAGGCTACAACATTCAAAATGAACCATTGAAGGTGAAACAGCATTTTGGTGTGGTTCCTGAAACATCCAATGCCTACGTGGATCTGTCTGCATGGCAGAACATCATCTTAATGGCAGAACTATATGGAATACCCAAAAAAGATGCTGAAACTCGTGCAAAAAATCTTCTAGATAAATTAGGGCTCTACGAAAGGAAAGATCAGAAAGTTAAAGGCTTTTCCAAGGGCATGAAGCAGAGGCTGATACTCTGCATGGCCCTGATAAACGATCCAACCCTGCTATTTCTTGATGAACCCACAAGCGGCCTTGACGTCCAGAGCAGACGCCTCATAAAGGACATACTTCAGGAACTATCAGGGGAAGGAAAAACCATCTTCCTCACAACCCATGACATGGAGGAAGCAAACCAGCTCTGTGAAAGGGTTGCAATCATCAACAGGGGCAAAATTGCAACAATTGACAGGCCAGAAACCCTTAAAAACAGGATCAAAAAGTTAAACTCTGTTGAAATAAGTTTTGATAGAAGCATAAACATCCAGGAATTTTCAGAAATTTCAGATGCTGCTGAAGTAAAGATGGAAGGTGATAAGTTCAGGATCTACACAAAGAACATCAACGATCTCATCCTATCATTAACCCACTTTGCAGAGGAACGTGGATTGAAGATAATGACCATGAACACCCTGTTACCCTCACTTGAAGAAGTTTTCATTGAACTCACTGGAGGTTCCTAA
- a CDS encoding putative zinc-binding protein produces the protein MEKDKVALAACSGMSPYGLVSRVASTDTASETDNTISICMGATSADRQGFRELIRKYPILAINGCESNCVNKIMKQKGVEVAKTINVMEELEKTDYKPNDVSRLDDEGEICVEIIKEKVKEKLGEIHDKR, from the coding sequence ATGGAAAAAGATAAAGTCGCACTTGCAGCATGCAGTGGAATGAGTCCTTACGGCCTTGTAAGTAGAGTAGCATCTACAGACACAGCTTCAGAAACTGATAACACCATATCCATATGTATGGGTGCAACTTCTGCAGATAGGCAGGGATTCAGAGAGTTAATAAGAAAATATCCAATCCTGGCAATAAACGGCTGTGAAAGTAACTGTGTAAACAAGATAATGAAGCAAAAGGGTGTTGAAGTTGCCAAAACCATAAATGTAATGGAAGAACTGGAAAAAACAGATTATAAACCCAACGATGTTTCAAGGCTGGATGATGAAGGCGAAATCTGTGTTGAAATAATTAAAGAGAAGGTAAAGGAAAAATTAGGTGAAATCCATGACAAAAGATGA
- a CDS encoding ArsR/SmtB family transcription factor, with product MDDPTRICKARELCLDSEDIKKLGDIVQNLDGNGELYTKSKSFRALSDSTRLKILYLLKHGDLYVCEIITALNKPQSTVSYHLNVLKNADFIKSHKEGIWIKYGLKNHDIIRIIEMITE from the coding sequence TTGGATGATCCTACAAGGATATGTAAAGCTAGAGAATTATGTCTGGATTCTGAAGATATAAAAAAATTAGGGGATATTGTGCAGAATTTGGATGGTAATGGTGAATTATATACTAAATCCAAAAGTTTTAGAGCACTTTCAGACTCTACGCGCCTTAAGATACTGTATCTTTTGAAACATGGAGATTTATATGTTTGTGAAATAATCACAGCCCTAAATAAACCTCAATCCACAGTATCCTATCACTTAAACGTTTTGAAGAACGCTGATTTTATAAAATCCCATAAAGAAGGAATTTGGATAAAATATGGGCTTAAAAATCATGATATAATCAGAATTATTGAAATGATAACAGAATGA
- the cca gene encoding CCA tRNA nucleotidyltransferase: MADINFDRILEDIKPTETEKKRVMELSDELIKNLNETASRKGAEAEAVLVGSVAKSTWLAGKADIDIFMEFSLDTDESYLKRCGLKLGHNCIETMGGTAEERYASHPYVTGTIEGYEVDFVPCYFIEDASQLKSAVDRTILHTQYIKKHLDKKQEDEVLLLKRFMECVGTYGSEFKVGGFSGYLCELMVLEYGTFMGVLGAASSSWRYGQIVDLENHGTAELFKDPLVAVDPVDKNRNVAAALNLQKMSDFIVASENFLKNPSERYFYPKDLEFHSESVKKEFLKRGTKTFILTFRPPDIPADAVYPQIRKTEKSIVKVAESHGFTVTGSDSWTDEDDEAMILVEFETWKLPTMRKHSGPQIWFKEHQERFLEKYSGKAWVEGDRWVVEVPRTYESVEAFFEGVLTPNKIGYLRFGKHVKTEILKEHQLLDINELLESQCDGEVLRFLYLYLNKNELLWR, translated from the coding sequence TTGGCAGATATAAACTTCGACAGGATTCTGGAGGATATAAAACCCACAGAAACCGAAAAAAAGAGGGTAATGGAATTATCAGACGAGCTCATAAAAAATCTCAATGAAACTGCATCCCGCAAAGGTGCAGAAGCAGAAGCAGTTCTTGTAGGGTCTGTTGCAAAATCAACATGGCTTGCAGGCAAGGCAGACATAGACATATTCATGGAATTTTCTCTGGATACAGATGAGTCCTACCTTAAAAGATGCGGACTCAAACTCGGCCACAACTGCATAGAAACCATGGGAGGCACAGCTGAAGAACGATACGCATCACATCCATACGTTACAGGCACCATAGAAGGGTACGAAGTAGATTTTGTGCCCTGCTATTTCATAGAGGATGCCTCCCAGCTTAAATCTGCAGTGGACAGAACCATACTCCACACCCAGTACATCAAAAAACACCTGGACAAGAAGCAGGAAGATGAAGTTCTCCTACTCAAACGCTTCATGGAATGCGTTGGCACCTACGGATCAGAGTTCAAGGTGGGGGGATTTTCAGGCTACCTCTGCGAACTCATGGTACTTGAATACGGAACCTTCATGGGAGTTTTAGGGGCAGCATCCAGTTCCTGGAGGTACGGTCAGATAGTTGACCTTGAAAACCATGGTACAGCAGAACTTTTCAAGGATCCACTGGTTGCAGTTGACCCTGTGGACAAAAACAGGAACGTTGCAGCAGCACTGAACCTTCAGAAGATGTCAGATTTTATTGTTGCATCTGAAAACTTCCTCAAAAACCCTTCAGAGAGATACTTCTATCCAAAGGATCTGGAGTTCCATTCAGAATCAGTGAAAAAGGAATTTTTGAAGAGGGGTACAAAAACGTTTATCTTAACATTCAGACCCCCTGATATTCCTGCAGATGCTGTTTACCCCCAGATCAGGAAGACTGAGAAATCCATTGTGAAGGTTGCAGAAAGCCATGGATTCACAGTTACAGGAAGTGACTCCTGGACAGATGAGGATGATGAAGCCATGATACTGGTTGAATTTGAAACCTGGAAGCTCCCAACTATGAGGAAACATTCAGGTCCTCAGATATGGTTTAAAGAACACCAGGAACGCTTCTTAGAGAAATATTCTGGTAAAGCATGGGTTGAAGGTGACAGATGGGTAGTTGAGGTTCCAAGAACCTATGAATCTGTTGAAGCATTCTTTGAGGGTGTTCTAACCCCAAATAAAATAGGTTACCTCAGATTTGGTAAGCACGTAAAGACTGAGATCCTCAAAGAACACCAGCTTCTTGACATCAACGAGCTTCTGGAATCCCAGTGTGATGGTGAAGTTTTAAGGTTCCTTTACCTTTACCTGAATAAGAATGAGCTTCTCTGGAGGTAA
- the thpR gene encoding RNA 2',3'-cyclic phosphodiesterase, whose translation MRAFLAVDVNKELLEKIGEVQKQLAKAEAPIKFVEPENLHFTFKFFGDISREKADEIVGMLSEKTKNYHPFEVSLKGVGVFPHLGYIRVVWIGVEDPDQFSKMQMDFDGEFIKMGFKKERSYIPHLTIGRVKGAQNKEALVSVINELETVEIGKTTIKNLVLKESELTPAGPIYTDVKDFQL comes from the coding sequence ATGAGAGCTTTTTTAGCTGTGGATGTGAATAAGGAACTCTTAGAAAAAATAGGTGAAGTTCAGAAGCAACTTGCCAAGGCAGAAGCCCCTATTAAGTTTGTTGAACCAGAAAACCTGCATTTTACCTTCAAATTCTTTGGAGATATCTCCAGGGAAAAGGCAGATGAAATAGTAGGAATGCTATCAGAGAAAACCAAAAACTACCATCCATTTGAAGTCTCACTCAAAGGAGTGGGTGTTTTCCCACATTTGGGTTACATAAGGGTTGTATGGATTGGTGTTGAAGATCCAGACCAGTTTTCAAAGATGCAGATGGATTTCGATGGGGAGTTCATCAAGATGGGATTTAAAAAGGAGAGGAGCTACATTCCACACCTCACAATAGGCAGGGTGAAGGGAGCACAAAACAAAGAAGCCCTGGTTTCAGTAATAAATGAACTTGAAACTGTTGAAATCGGAAAAACCACCATAAAAAATCTGGTTCTCAAAGAAAGCGAACTAACACCAGCAGGGCCAATATACACGGATGTTAAAGATTTCCAACTATAA